The Streptomyces sp. NBC_00691 genome has a segment encoding these proteins:
- a CDS encoding ketopantoate reductase family protein, whose product MKILVVGAGATGGYFGALLARAGRDVTFLVRPARAAALRERGLRVVGRDEEWVLTPRLVTADALDTPYDLVLLSVKSTGLDRAIEDIAPAVGPDTAVVPLLNGLAHVEALSARFGTSAVLGGVAKVVTTLDENGDIRRLAPLAHLTLGEQDGTRSARVAGFRAVLEEAGIASPEPEHVITAMWHKWVFITTFGAVTSLMRGTVGDVHDTPGGPSLAPALLDEASAVAAAAGHPVPQAERATTLAVVAAAGSPMVPSLYRDLTAGRPTEVEHLFGDLTTRARALGVATPLLDLATLHLRVHQRRVTAEAGGGA is encoded by the coding sequence ATGAAGATCCTGGTCGTCGGCGCCGGTGCCACCGGAGGCTACTTCGGCGCGCTGCTCGCCCGCGCCGGACGGGACGTCACCTTCCTCGTCCGCCCGGCCCGGGCGGCGGCGCTGCGTGAGCGCGGGCTGCGGGTGGTGGGCCGGGACGAGGAGTGGGTCCTGACACCCCGGCTCGTGACGGCGGACGCGCTCGACACCCCGTACGACCTCGTGCTGCTCTCGGTGAAGTCCACCGGCCTCGACCGGGCGATCGAGGACATCGCTCCGGCCGTCGGGCCGGACACGGCCGTCGTGCCGCTGCTCAACGGGCTCGCCCATGTCGAGGCCCTCAGCGCCCGCTTCGGAACGTCGGCGGTCCTCGGCGGCGTGGCCAAGGTGGTGACCACGCTCGACGAGAACGGTGACATCCGGCGCCTCGCCCCCCTGGCCCATCTGACGCTCGGCGAGCAGGACGGCACGCGCTCCGCGCGCGTGGCGGGATTCCGGGCGGTGCTCGAAGAGGCGGGCATCGCCTCGCCTGAGCCGGAGCACGTGATCACGGCGATGTGGCACAAGTGGGTGTTCATCACGACCTTCGGCGCTGTGACCAGCCTGATGCGGGGCACCGTCGGCGACGTCCACGACACCCCCGGCGGTCCCTCCCTGGCCCCGGCGCTGCTCGACGAGGCGTCCGCGGTCGCCGCCGCGGCCGGACACCCCGTACCTCAGGCGGAGCGGGCGACGACGCTCGCGGTGGTGGCCGCGGCGGGGTCGCCGATGGTGCCGTCCCTCTACCGCGATCTGACGGCGGGCCGCCCGACCGAGGTCGAGCATCTCTTCGGCGACCTGACCACGCGCGCGCGTGCCCTGGGGGTGGCGACCCCGCTCCTGGATCTGGCGACGCTGCACCTGCGGGTGCACCAGCGGCGCGTCACGGCGGAGGCGGGCGGCGGGGCCTGA
- a CDS encoding winged helix-turn-helix transcriptional regulator, with the protein MTLPRDYRGQSCALARSMEIVGERWTLLILRDAFYGVRRFGEFAAHLGVPRAVLTDRLTTLTEAGVLERRPGTGTGRREVYGLTPKGIALWPAVRALTAWGEEFHAADGGPRRVFLHAVDGAPLDADGRCTGCGTAVPVEDVVVAPGPGLGPSGPDDDPVTAALARPHRLLGPLIRPPLTTAPPGRPTRGPQR; encoded by the coding sequence ATGACGCTTCCGCGCGACTACCGCGGTCAGAGTTGCGCCCTCGCCCGCTCCATGGAGATCGTCGGGGAGCGCTGGACACTGTTGATCCTGCGCGACGCCTTCTACGGGGTCCGCAGGTTCGGGGAGTTCGCCGCGCACCTGGGCGTCCCCCGGGCCGTGCTCACCGACCGGCTCACCACCCTCACCGAGGCGGGCGTCCTGGAACGCCGCCCAGGGACGGGCACGGGCCGCCGAGAGGTGTACGGACTCACGCCCAAGGGCATCGCCCTCTGGCCGGCGGTCCGCGCGCTCACCGCCTGGGGCGAGGAGTTCCACGCGGCGGACGGCGGCCCGCGCCGCGTCTTCCTGCACGCCGTGGACGGGGCCCCGCTCGACGCCGACGGACGCTGCACGGGGTGCGGCACCGCCGTACCCGTCGAGGACGTCGTGGTCGCCCCGGGCCCCGGGCTCGGCCCTTCCGGCCCGGACGACGACCCCGTGACGGCCGCCCTCGCCCGGCCCCACCGGCTGCTCGGGCCCCTGATCCGCCCCCCGCTCACCACCGCGCCCCCCGGGCGCCCCACGAGAGGTCCACAACGATGA
- a CDS encoding DUF1349 domain-containing protein → MNVDSPLPLGLAWLTAPAACSFAGGVLTVTAAPHTDAFTDPVGGAVRQDAAVALTTPPDGDWQLSARLRVGFRSAWDAGALFVRSDDDHWAKLNFEQAPDGTPSVYSVVTRGRSDDALAGPVAGDALWLRVSRIGEGFAFHVSDDGAFWRLVRQFALGGAGPVRAGIEVQSPVGEGCRVDFDDIRLTPTTLAHLFDGR, encoded by the coding sequence ATGAACGTCGACTCCCCGCTCCCCCTCGGCCTCGCATGGCTGACCGCCCCCGCCGCCTGCTCGTTCGCCGGAGGCGTCCTCACCGTCACGGCCGCCCCGCACACCGACGCCTTCACGGATCCGGTCGGCGGGGCGGTCCGGCAGGACGCCGCCGTGGCCCTGACCACGCCTCCGGACGGCGACTGGCAGCTCTCGGCCCGCCTCCGCGTCGGCTTCCGGTCGGCGTGGGACGCGGGAGCGCTCTTCGTCCGCTCCGACGACGACCACTGGGCGAAGCTCAACTTCGAGCAGGCGCCCGACGGAACTCCCAGCGTCTACTCCGTCGTGACCCGGGGCCGGTCCGACGACGCCCTCGCGGGCCCGGTCGCGGGTGACGCGCTGTGGCTGCGCGTCAGCCGGATCGGCGAGGGCTTCGCCTTCCACGTCTCGGACGACGGCGCGTTCTGGCGCCTGGTACGGCAGTTCGCCCTGGGCGGCGCCGGTCCCGTACGGGCCGGCATCGAGGTCCAGTCACCCGTCGGCGAGGGCTGCCGCGTCGACTTCGACGACATCCGTCTCACCCCGACGACCCTGGCCCATCTCTTCGACGGCAGGTGA